A section of the Desulfomonile tiedjei genome encodes:
- a CDS encoding sigma 54-interacting transcriptional regulator, which translates to MKSLGGRLLIAVFALVTGSGLLISLLVTQRYGDSLRTAITGQAESLAHAVALEATEKILINDLVSLQKMLDHQMRSNPSLAYLFVYRDGRVLAHTFTKGVPAELIDANRAISQDQGELRSLVSTVGDHYLDIAWPIFSGRAGVLRLGFSEKPFREQVTRLWIQMSLVTLGILLLAVIGSLVFVRRITLPLSKLARATQKIDRGELDITVDIKGQDEVGTLASSFNQMVTRLKDYTRRLERKAKELERSHNQTRTFCEIVREIGALPTVNEIGPALIKRFQKILICKQMVLILLNEDRTALFSVSEDHVKMVNDPKIIDSAAEPLQSASGCTVFGRSIFRPPLVPESFRFSPQQVLAPLTGETQILGGLVIACPGDCECEPKDIELVGLILTQASGVIRRAVLHEQSISEFRARIENTAEFCGIIGKDPKMQVVYRLIQDIAPTDATVLIQGESGTGKELVARAIHQQSERRHNSFVVINCSAYPDSLLESELFGHEKGAFTGAIRQRAGRFEQADGGTVFLDEIGEVPPSSQIKLLRVLQTQSFERVGGERTLKVNVRILAATNKDLVKEVQKGSFREDLYYRLNVIPISLPPLRNRPNDIPLLANGFLKKFATDQGKSIEEFSPESMRILLDHGWPGNVRELENTVEHSVVLAKGRRIETSDLPAALRGHSRPSPSNDLPLMVESERALIERTLEETNWDKKKAARRLGIGRTTLYSKLRKYHIVKPTLQ; encoded by the coding sequence ATGAAAAGCCTTGGTGGCAGATTGCTCATAGCAGTCTTTGCTCTTGTAACCGGCAGTGGCCTCCTCATCTCTTTGTTGGTCACCCAGCGTTATGGAGACAGTCTCCGTACAGCAATCACGGGGCAGGCGGAAAGCCTCGCGCATGCGGTGGCGCTTGAAGCAACGGAAAAGATCTTGATCAACGACCTGGTGTCACTGCAAAAGATGTTGGACCACCAGATGCGGAGCAATCCATCTTTGGCATACCTTTTCGTTTACAGAGACGGCAGAGTCCTGGCCCACACGTTCACCAAGGGCGTTCCTGCCGAGCTGATAGACGCAAACCGGGCGATTTCCCAGGATCAAGGAGAATTGCGGAGCCTCGTCTCCACGGTAGGTGACCACTACCTGGATATTGCCTGGCCGATCTTTTCGGGCCGGGCCGGTGTGCTCCGTCTGGGTTTCTCAGAAAAACCTTTCAGAGAGCAAGTCACTCGGCTTTGGATCCAGATGAGCCTGGTTACTCTTGGGATTCTATTGCTGGCCGTGATTGGTAGTCTTGTTTTCGTGCGGCGAATCACATTGCCCCTGTCCAAACTCGCGCGGGCCACGCAGAAAATAGACAGGGGCGAGCTTGACATTACGGTGGATATAAAGGGTCAGGATGAAGTCGGAACGCTGGCTTCTTCTTTCAATCAAATGGTCACACGGTTGAAGGACTACACTCGCCGCCTCGAACGGAAAGCCAAAGAACTGGAGCGCAGTCACAACCAGACCAGGACCTTCTGTGAAATTGTTCGAGAAATTGGCGCCCTACCCACCGTTAATGAAATCGGTCCGGCGCTTATAAAAAGATTTCAAAAGATACTGATATGCAAGCAAATGGTTCTGATCCTGCTAAACGAAGACCGGACGGCGCTTTTTTCCGTGTCGGAGGATCATGTCAAAATGGTCAACGACCCCAAAATAATAGACTCTGCTGCGGAGCCCCTCCAAAGCGCCAGTGGCTGCACTGTCTTTGGTCGGTCCATTTTTCGACCCCCCTTGGTTCCGGAATCTTTCCGGTTCTCCCCCCAACAGGTGCTTGCTCCTTTGACGGGAGAGACTCAAATCCTCGGAGGCCTTGTGATCGCTTGCCCCGGAGACTGCGAGTGCGAACCAAAGGACATTGAACTAGTGGGTCTGATCCTTACCCAGGCGTCTGGGGTTATCAGGCGGGCCGTCCTGCACGAGCAGTCCATAAGCGAATTCCGGGCAAGGATAGAAAATACCGCTGAATTCTGCGGGATAATCGGCAAGGACCCCAAGATGCAGGTGGTCTACAGGCTGATTCAAGATATCGCTCCGACTGACGCCACTGTTCTCATTCAGGGTGAGAGCGGTACAGGTAAAGAACTTGTTGCAAGGGCCATACATCAACAGAGTGAGAGAAGGCACAATAGTTTTGTGGTGATCAACTGTTCCGCGTATCCGGACAGTCTTCTCGAAAGTGAGTTGTTCGGCCACGAGAAAGGGGCCTTTACCGGAGCCATCCGACAGCGTGCGGGACGTTTCGAGCAGGCTGACGGCGGCACGGTCTTTTTGGATGAAATCGGAGAGGTCCCCCCCTCCAGCCAAATAAAGCTTCTGAGAGTCCTCCAAACGCAAAGTTTTGAACGCGTAGGCGGTGAGCGCACACTAAAGGTCAACGTCAGAATTCTAGCGGCCACCAACAAGGACCTGGTCAAGGAAGTGCAAAAGGGAAGCTTTCGAGAGGATCTCTACTACAGGTTGAACGTCATCCCGATCAGTTTGCCTCCACTTAGAAATCGCCCCAATGACATTCCTTTGCTTGCAAACGGTTTTCTGAAGAAGTTCGCTACGGACCAGGGCAAGAGCATCGAGGAGTTCAGCCCCGAATCCATGCGTATTCTGCTCGATCACGGCTGGCCGGGAAACGTCAGAGAACTGGAAAACACGGTAGAGCACTCAGTGGTCCTTGCCAAAGGGCGCCGTATTGAAACCTCAGACCTCCCCGCAGCACTTCGGGGCCACTCAAGGCCTAGTCCCTCGAACGATCTGCCGCTCATGGTGGAAAGCGAACGCGCACTGATTGAGCGGACACTGGAAGAGACCAATTGGGACAAAAAGAAGGCCGCTCGCCGCCTCGGCATTGGGCGTACAACCCTGTACTCTAAGCTCAGAAAGTACCATATCGTTAAGCCAACCTTGCAGTAG
- the phnD gene encoding phosphate/phosphite/phosphonate ABC transporter substrate-binding protein, with protein MGFSRLRSTALVQAHRRQMQIPLIIISFLFLAGCTSDGDSRLVDFGKTIDVARPETPSTDSKHLRVAVAAMISPKETFVHYREMLEYIGEKLNREVLLVQRKTYGEINELLGKGEIDFAFLCSGPYALEKDKYGLELLATPEINGSHFYHAYLMVNERSSFKDLEDLRGKTFAFTDPDSNTGRLVPTNWLEELGERPETFFGQTIYTYSHDNSIMAVAKGMVDGASVDGLIWDFYNRRNPAITNSTRVIRKSAPYGTPPLVASKNLPAEAKGQIRKLLFSMHQDVKGRRILDQLMIDRFIEPSDDWYEGIREMSRKTAPR; from the coding sequence ATGGGTTTCTCTCGGCTTCGGTCGACAGCTCTGGTTCAGGCTCACAGGCGACAAATGCAAATTCCCCTGATAATCATTTCTTTCCTCTTCCTGGCTGGTTGTACAAGCGATGGTGACTCTCGGCTCGTTGACTTTGGAAAAACCATAGATGTGGCTCGGCCTGAAACGCCTTCAACCGACTCAAAACACCTGAGGGTAGCGGTAGCGGCAATGATATCTCCCAAAGAGACGTTCGTTCATTATAGGGAGATGCTGGAGTATATAGGAGAGAAACTGAATCGAGAAGTCCTGCTCGTTCAACGAAAGACTTACGGTGAAATTAATGAACTCCTGGGGAAAGGCGAGATCGACTTCGCTTTTCTTTGCTCGGGCCCGTATGCCTTGGAGAAGGACAAATACGGTTTAGAGCTTTTGGCAACACCGGAAATCAATGGAAGTCATTTCTATCATGCTTACTTGATGGTTAATGAGAGGAGTTCGTTCAAGGATCTGGAGGATCTTCGAGGAAAGACTTTTGCCTTCACCGACCCGGATTCCAACACGGGCAGATTGGTCCCCACCAATTGGCTCGAGGAACTGGGAGAACGCCCGGAGACATTTTTTGGGCAGACCATTTACACTTACAGTCACGATAATTCCATTATGGCAGTAGCAAAGGGCATGGTGGATGGGGCGTCTGTCGACGGTCTGATCTGGGATTTCTATAACCGGAGAAACCCGGCGATAACGAACTCGACTCGGGTGATACGCAAGTCCGCCCCGTATGGCACCCCTCCGCTGGTTGCATCAAAGAACCTGCCCGCCGAAGCCAAGGGGCAAATCCGCAAACTGCTGTTTTCGATGCACCAGGATGTCAAAGGCAGAAGAATCCTCGATCAGCTCATGATTGACCGATTCATCGAACCCAGCGATGATTGGTACGAAGGCATCAGAGAAATGTCGCGCAAAACTGCACCACGTTGA
- the nrfD gene encoding polysulfide reductase NrfD, with amino-acid sequence MTNVTLSAPNPGHGASNSPWTKILWVIWSILIVGGVIGVAQRFTSGHLAAGYGSYVPWGLWIGLYFLAIGISGGAFIIGAVGYILDVPGFGRLSELRTAIVLSVSAIIPAFVGVGLDLGHTERLFKVLTSPIFTSMMAFNAWMYNVFIIIAVVSWLLTFKGASLWLKPLLVVGALLSILFPSQSGVFFEAVRTNEFWHSPILSVLFLASAIALGAAGLLIVRVLLGQAAGDQTGNENALRWLRTIAVTAMLVYLAFEFAEFSIVLWNPGQHSPNVAFLLFGGYWQVFWLLHLLFGVLVPLALFASTQKRLWALGAFLATVGFAAARMCILVPGQISGQIPGLQQAFQDQRLQYSYHPTLMEYLVGFFMVAVGMAIFYAGIRLSQTLASSSEQKA; translated from the coding sequence ATGACCAATGTGACACTTTCAGCCCCAAATCCGGGACACGGTGCTTCCAACTCTCCGTGGACCAAAATTCTTTGGGTCATCTGGTCAATCCTAATAGTCGGGGGCGTTATAGGCGTCGCCCAGCGATTTACTTCCGGCCATTTGGCCGCGGGCTACGGATCGTACGTGCCCTGGGGCCTGTGGATCGGACTCTATTTTCTCGCAATAGGCATTTCAGGAGGCGCATTCATAATTGGAGCCGTGGGCTATATCCTTGACGTGCCGGGATTTGGCAGGCTGTCGGAATTGCGGACCGCCATCGTGTTAAGTGTTTCAGCCATTATCCCAGCCTTTGTCGGCGTTGGGCTTGATCTCGGGCACACGGAACGCCTTTTCAAGGTCCTAACTTCACCTATTTTCACTAGTATGATGGCTTTCAATGCCTGGATGTACAATGTTTTCATCATCATAGCGGTGGTTAGCTGGCTGCTCACATTCAAGGGCGCCTCCCTGTGGCTGAAGCCGTTGTTGGTCGTCGGTGCATTGTTGTCCATCTTGTTCCCGAGCCAAAGCGGCGTTTTCTTCGAAGCGGTGCGCACAAACGAGTTTTGGCACAGTCCCATTCTATCGGTACTGTTTCTGGCGTCCGCCATTGCGCTAGGCGCGGCTGGACTCTTGATCGTCAGGGTGCTGCTTGGACAAGCTGCGGGCGATCAAACCGGTAACGAAAACGCTCTCCGGTGGCTGCGTACCATTGCTGTGACTGCGATGCTGGTTTATCTGGCATTTGAATTTGCTGAGTTCTCCATCGTGCTCTGGAATCCGGGACAGCACTCACCGAACGTGGCCTTTTTGCTCTTTGGTGGCTATTGGCAAGTTTTTTGGCTACTTCACCTGCTGTTTGGGGTACTCGTTCCTTTGGCACTTTTTGCCTCGACACAGAAGAGACTGTGGGCTCTTGGGGCTTTTCTCGCAACTGTAGGCTTTGCTGCAGCCCGAATGTGCATTCTTGTTCCCGGCCAGATCAGCGGGCAGATTCCCGGTCTCCAACAAGCATTTCAGGATCAGCGCCTCCAATACAGCTACCACCCGACACTGATGGAGTACTTGGTTGGCTTTTTCATGGTGGCTGTCGGCATGGCGATCTTTTACGCGGGAATCAGACTGAGCCAAACTTTAGCTTCCAGCTCGGAACAGAAGGCGTGA
- a CDS encoding response regulator has protein sequence MNQPIILVGTSKKQSSELATTLEANGFQVLRYRSISDLEKLGQEKDRLVVILDLDKASVSNRVLRNLKRKRPALQIIGISSLPFHPELGEAISSYLFACISKPVDTEELMYLLKSIVRDLPPASNACRRCAETRFRRPIP, from the coding sequence TTGAACCAACCGATCATTTTGGTTGGCACCAGCAAAAAGCAGTCCTCTGAGCTGGCGACGACCCTTGAGGCGAACGGTTTCCAGGTGCTGCGATACCGTTCGATTTCGGATCTGGAAAAGCTCGGCCAGGAAAAGGATCGGTTGGTGGTAATCCTGGATCTTGACAAAGCGTCGGTCAGCAACCGTGTGCTCAGGAATCTCAAGAGGAAGCGTCCTGCTCTGCAAATTATAGGGATTTCCAGTTTGCCTTTTCATCCCGAATTAGGGGAGGCCATCAGTTCATACCTTTTCGCCTGCATTTCCAAGCCGGTGGACACCGAAGAATTGATGTACCTGCTAAAAAGCATCGTTCGCGATCTGCCGCCTGCTTCAAACGCTTGCCGGCGATGCGCAGAAACAAGGTTTCGGAGACCCATTCCTTGA
- a CDS encoding ferric reductase-like transmembrane domain-containing protein, producing MGAVLAALYVLVALSPLLVVAALWMKGEMSLMHETGTSAALAAYAIIALQPVLVARWKCLERPFGMDIMSRFHKYMGVFALALLLTHPPLMAYGGAGLGLLYSLEQPWYVLLGKALLLILIVHVLLSVFSKNLGLTFEKWRRVHNVLGVAVLSVAFVHSLGAGYDLGPPALRILWVALLGLTACAYIDHKILKPKRLRQRPYQVVSVDRETHNVWTVRLTPPEGERIHDYHPGQFHFLTFQRSGGLPVEEHHWTISSTPTNKDFISSTIKESGDFTATIGKTRIGDSALVEGPFGRFCYTLYPEDKEFVFIAGGIGITPLMSMIRHMRDTRKEVDVLLLYANRTEKDIAFRAELAEIEIGSWPRLRVIHILSQPEADWTGESGRVGSDKLTRLLGGTGEQTAYYICAPPPMAKIVIQDLLSMGVPYSRMRTEEFSL from the coding sequence ATGGGCGCAGTCTTGGCAGCACTCTATGTTTTGGTGGCTCTCAGTCCTCTTTTGGTTGTGGCCGCTCTATGGATGAAGGGCGAAATGTCCCTCATGCACGAGACCGGCACGAGCGCCGCGCTTGCCGCGTACGCGATCATCGCGCTGCAACCGGTCCTTGTCGCTCGATGGAAGTGCCTGGAGCGGCCTTTCGGCATGGACATCATGTCCCGGTTCCACAAATATATGGGGGTCTTTGCTCTTGCGCTGCTTTTGACTCACCCGCCGCTGATGGCTTATGGCGGGGCAGGATTGGGATTGCTCTATAGCTTGGAACAGCCCTGGTATGTGCTGCTGGGCAAAGCGCTACTGCTAATATTGATCGTTCACGTGTTATTGAGCGTCTTTTCAAAAAATCTCGGGTTGACCTTCGAGAAATGGCGACGGGTCCACAATGTCCTGGGAGTCGCAGTTCTTTCAGTGGCATTCGTTCACAGCTTGGGAGCCGGATACGACCTGGGCCCGCCCGCTTTGCGAATCCTCTGGGTTGCTCTCCTCGGGCTGACCGCCTGCGCGTACATAGACCACAAGATACTGAAGCCAAAACGTTTACGCCAACGTCCCTATCAGGTGGTAAGTGTGGATCGGGAAACCCACAACGTGTGGACAGTTAGGCTTACACCTCCGGAAGGGGAACGGATCCATGACTATCATCCCGGCCAGTTCCACTTCCTGACCTTTCAACGATCGGGTGGGCTGCCAGTCGAGGAGCACCACTGGACCATTTCCTCGACTCCTACAAACAAAGACTTCATAAGCTCGACAATAAAGGAATCCGGTGACTTTACCGCCACCATAGGCAAGACGCGAATAGGCGATAGCGCCTTGGTTGAGGGGCCGTTCGGGCGGTTCTGCTATACCCTTTATCCGGAAGACAAGGAGTTCGTTTTCATCGCAGGCGGGATCGGAATTACACCTCTCATGAGCATGATTCGCCACATGCGAGACACGAGAAAAGAGGTTGACGTTCTGCTGCTGTACGCGAATAGAACGGAAAAGGACATCGCATTTAGGGCTGAACTGGCCGAAATCGAAATCGGCTCATGGCCTCGACTGAGGGTAATCCATATTTTGAGCCAACCGGAAGCTGACTGGACAGGCGAATCCGGCCGCGTTGGCAGCGACAAACTTACCCGTTTGTTGGGAGGCACTGGAGAACAGACAGCGTACTACATTTGCGCGCCGCCACCGATGGCCAAAATTGTCATCCAGGATCTCCTTTCCATGGGAGTGCCTTATTCACGCATGCGCACCGAGGAGTTCTCGCTTTAA
- a CDS encoding 4Fe-4S dicluster domain-containing protein, which translates to MERREFLLTGGLVGGAAAVGVGVVVKDRLPSPPQDPTGEATVRNLTVLKKLKPQDYEDVHVRMQRELVKAMAKPVEKRRWTMVIDVRKCIGCHACTIGCVAENKLPPGVVYRPVVIREFGEYPNVQIRFLPRPCMQCENPSCVPVCPVNATWKRPDGVVAIDYDKCIGCRYCLNACPYGARTSDFGRYYSAGEAAGDSSGKDRPLEGSPASWEFEPSNEYAKNWNRKDHGSPVGNARKCHFCLHRLEVGQLPMCVTTCIGRATYFGDSNDPESLVVELVTKNNFQTLLPHLGNNPQCYYIV; encoded by the coding sequence ATGGAGCGAAGAGAATTCCTTCTTACCGGAGGACTAGTCGGTGGAGCAGCAGCCGTCGGCGTTGGAGTGGTGGTGAAGGACCGTTTGCCTTCACCTCCGCAAGATCCGACCGGCGAGGCTACCGTGCGCAATCTGACCGTGTTGAAAAAACTGAAACCCCAGGATTACGAGGATGTGCACGTGCGAATGCAGCGTGAGTTGGTAAAAGCCATGGCTAAGCCGGTCGAAAAGAGACGCTGGACAATGGTTATTGACGTTCGCAAGTGCATCGGCTGCCACGCCTGCACCATTGGCTGTGTCGCCGAAAACAAACTGCCGCCGGGCGTGGTCTACCGGCCGGTGGTCATCCGGGAATTCGGTGAATATCCCAACGTGCAGATTCGCTTTCTTCCACGACCCTGTATGCAATGCGAGAACCCTTCGTGCGTGCCGGTTTGTCCGGTAAACGCCACCTGGAAACGACCCGACGGGGTTGTGGCTATCGATTATGACAAATGTATAGGGTGCAGGTACTGCCTCAATGCCTGTCCTTACGGCGCAAGGACTTCCGATTTCGGCAGATACTATTCAGCCGGTGAGGCCGCGGGCGATTCCTCGGGGAAGGATCGGCCGCTGGAAGGATCACCTGCTTCATGGGAATTCGAGCCGAGCAATGAATATGCGAAGAATTGGAATCGAAAGGATCATGGTTCGCCGGTAGGTAATGCTCGAAAATGCCATTTCTGCCTGCACCGTCTGGAAGTGGGGCAACTTCCGATGTGTGTGACGACCTGTATCGGACGTGCCACGTATTTCGGAGATTCTAACGACCCCGAAAGCCTGGTAGTGGAATTGGTGACCAAAAACAATTTTCAGACACTTCTCCCGCACCTGGGGAATAATCCTCAGTGCTACTACATCGTATGA